A part of Winslowiella toletana genomic DNA contains:
- a CDS encoding GNAT family N-acetyltransferase, which produces MNIHLRPFAMQDAGAFATAINESLESLLPWMVWAHAGYNKQQARQWFAFTHMQREKGEADEFGIYDDQGQLLGGAGLRYPQDKASLCAIGYWVRSSQQRKGIARQAVKQLAALAFQCPEINTIEILAAEANLASRAVAVASGAEFIDLRYGLIILDSGPVNTAIYHLKRPHQAHK; this is translated from the coding sequence ATGAATATCCATCTTCGTCCTTTTGCCATGCAGGATGCAGGCGCTTTCGCCACCGCGATTAATGAATCGCTGGAGAGTTTACTGCCCTGGATGGTCTGGGCGCATGCCGGTTATAACAAACAACAGGCGCGTCAATGGTTTGCCTTTACCCATATGCAGCGCGAGAAAGGCGAAGCCGATGAGTTCGGTATTTACGATGATCAGGGCCAGCTGCTAGGCGGCGCCGGATTACGCTATCCACAGGATAAAGCCAGCCTGTGCGCCATTGGCTACTGGGTACGCAGCAGTCAGCAGCGTAAAGGGATTGCCCGCCAGGCGGTAAAACAGCTGGCGGCGCTGGCCTTCCAGTGCCCGGAGATTAACACCATTGAAATTCTGGCAGCAGAAGCCAATCTGGCAAGTCGTGCGGTGGCGGTTGCCAGCGGCGCAGAGTTTATCGACCTGCGCTACGGTTTAATTATTCTCGACAGCGGGCCAGTCAATACCGCTATTTATCATTTAAAGCGGCCGCATCAGGCTCATAAATAA
- a CDS encoding AI-2E family transporter, whose product MRVKGIAKGFFILILFLVTLAFFGVLEPYYSSVLWATILAVIFHPLKTKMRNAMGDRNGLASLLTILVICLIVFTPLSLIASSLAIEFNVVYQKLQNNNTQLPTILADTLQHLPGWAQQFLTEHDLNNAKEIQQKMSDFALRGGQYLAGSVFLIGKGTFSFAVGFGVMLYLLFFLLKDGAYLINLILQALPLSSYVKHHLLMKFAAVARATVKGTVVVGAVQGLLGGLAFYFTDIDGSMLWGALMAFLSLIPAVGSAIIWVPAAIYLFASGMLWKGIFMVVFFVVIVGLVDNILRPLLVGKDTKMPDYLILISTLGGMEVYGINGFVIGPLIAALFIACWNLLSGRDHQGNIDEIDEEFIEEGKDAPEAEAEKDNP is encoded by the coding sequence ATGAGAGTGAAAGGCATCGCCAAAGGATTCTTTATATTGATCCTTTTCTTAGTCACGCTGGCTTTTTTTGGGGTTTTAGAGCCCTACTATTCATCGGTGTTGTGGGCAACCATACTGGCGGTTATTTTCCATCCGCTAAAGACCAAAATGCGTAATGCAATGGGTGACAGAAATGGACTGGCTTCACTGCTTACCATTCTGGTGATATGCCTGATTGTATTTACCCCTCTCAGCCTGATTGCGTCATCGCTGGCGATTGAATTTAATGTGGTGTATCAGAAACTGCAGAACAACAATACACAGCTGCCGACAATTCTTGCCGACACCCTGCAGCATCTTCCCGGTTGGGCGCAGCAATTTCTTACCGAGCATGATCTGAATAATGCGAAAGAGATTCAGCAAAAAATGTCAGATTTTGCACTGCGTGGCGGACAGTATTTAGCCGGCAGTGTGTTCCTGATCGGTAAAGGGACTTTCAGCTTTGCGGTTGGTTTTGGCGTGATGCTTTATCTGCTGTTCTTCCTGCTAAAAGATGGCGCTTATCTGATTAACCTGATTCTGCAGGCTTTGCCACTGTCGAGTTATGTTAAGCACCATCTGCTGATGAAGTTCGCGGCGGTTGCCCGCGCAACGGTGAAAGGCACGGTGGTGGTAGGCGCCGTTCAGGGCTTGCTGGGTGGACTGGCGTTTTACTTCACGGATATTGACGGCAGTATGCTGTGGGGCGCGTTAATGGCCTTCTTATCGCTGATACCGGCGGTAGGTTCAGCCATCATCTGGGTGCCGGCGGCAATTTACCTGTTTGCCTCAGGCATGCTGTGGAAAGGCATCTTTATGGTGGTGTTCTTTGTGGTGATTGTCGGTCTGGTCGATAATATTCTGCGACCACTGCTGGTCGGCAAAGATACCAAAATGCCTGACTATCTGATTCTGATTTCTACCCTGGGTGGTATGGAGGTCTACGGCATCAATGGCTTTGTTATTGGACCGCTTATTGCCGCGCTGTTTATTGCCTGCTGGAATCTGCTTTCCGGACGCGACCACCAGGGCAATATCGATGAGATCGATGAGGAGTTTATCGAAGAAGGTAAGGATGCCCCAGAGGCTGAAGCGGAGAAGGATAATCCGTAG
- a CDS encoding DUF2335 domain-containing protein, protein MEEIKGMDGCTQPQEVKESQSNELVDKIESELVDNPVILELLLSRPQVMSLVGRTAFKGPLPPPAMLKAYKDIDPDAVKWIMERSEREQLHRHKVTENSVDGNIGKGRRGQWMAFSITLLILAIATIFAWKGQVVFAGTLITIDLIGLVSIFALGRIIKSPDETL, encoded by the coding sequence ATGGAAGAGATCAAAGGCATGGACGGCTGCACGCAACCACAAGAAGTTAAAGAGTCGCAGTCAAACGAGCTCGTTGATAAGATTGAGTCCGAATTAGTCGACAACCCGGTAATCCTTGAGCTACTACTTAGCAGGCCACAAGTGATGTCGCTTGTCGGTCGCACCGCTTTCAAAGGCCCACTTCCTCCCCCAGCAATGCTGAAAGCCTATAAAGATATAGATCCTGACGCGGTTAAATGGATTATGGAGCGAAGTGAAAGAGAGCAGTTGCATCGTCATAAGGTCACTGAAAATAGTGTCGATGGAAACATAGGTAAGGGCCGTCGGGGACAATGGATGGCTTTCTCAATAACTCTTTTAATTTTAGCTATTGCGACTATTTTTGCCTGGAAAGGGCAAGTGGTTTTCGCGGGGACACTTATTACTATTGATTTAATCGGTCTTGTATCAATATTCGCCTTGGGACGGATTATCAAATCTCCTGATGAGACCTTGTAA
- the rplS gene encoding 50S ribosomal protein L19: MSNIIKQIEQEQMKQDVPSFRPGDSVEVKVWVVEGSKKRLQAFEGVVIAIRNRGLHSAFTVRKISNGEGVERVFQTHSPVIDSIAVKRRGAVRKAKLYYLRERTGKSARIKERLN; this comes from the coding sequence ATGAGCAACATTATTAAGCAAATTGAACAAGAGCAGATGAAACAGGATGTACCTTCATTCCGTCCGGGTGATTCCGTGGAAGTGAAAGTATGGGTCGTTGAAGGTTCTAAAAAACGTCTGCAGGCATTCGAGGGCGTGGTTATCGCTATTCGTAACCGCGGTCTGCACTCTGCATTCACTGTTCGTAAAATTTCTAACGGCGAAGGTGTTGAGCGTGTATTCCAGACGCATTCACCAGTAATCGACAGCATCGCTGTTAAACGTCGTGGCGCCGTGCGTAAAGCCAAACTGTACTACCTGCGTGAGCGTACTGGTAAGTCAGCTCGTATCAAAGAGCGTCTTAACTAA
- the trmD gene encoding tRNA (guanosine(37)-N1)-methyltransferase TrmD, producing the protein MWIGIISLFPEMFRAITDYGVTGRAVKNGLLSIQSWSPRDFAYDRHRTVDERPYGGGPGMLMMVQPLRDAIHAAKAAAGEGAKVIYLSPQGRKLDQNGVCELATNQKLILVCGRYEGIDERVIKTEIDEEWSIGDYVLSGGELPAMTLIDSVSRFIPGVLGKQASAEEDSFSEGLLDCPHYTRPEVLAGMEVPPVLLSGNHADIRRWRLKQSLGRTWLRRPELLENLALTEEQARLLAEFQREFSGHQNDDAAGKA; encoded by the coding sequence ATGTGGATTGGCATAATTAGCCTGTTTCCAGAGATGTTTCGCGCGATTACCGACTACGGAGTAACTGGTCGGGCAGTAAAAAACGGCCTGCTAAGCATTCAGAGCTGGAGTCCTCGTGACTTCGCTTATGACCGGCACCGTACCGTAGACGAACGTCCTTACGGCGGCGGACCGGGAATGCTGATGATGGTGCAACCCTTACGGGACGCCATCCACGCAGCGAAAGCAGCGGCAGGGGAAGGCGCAAAGGTGATTTATCTTTCACCTCAGGGGCGCAAACTTGACCAAAACGGTGTTTGCGAACTGGCGACCAACCAGAAGTTAATTCTGGTGTGTGGTCGTTATGAAGGGATTGATGAGCGCGTAATCAAAACCGAGATCGACGAAGAATGGTCGATTGGCGATTATGTGCTGAGTGGTGGTGAGCTACCAGCAATGACCCTGATTGATTCAGTATCCCGGTTTATTCCAGGCGTACTGGGCAAACAGGCTTCAGCCGAAGAAGATTCGTTTTCGGAAGGTTTGCTGGATTGTCCACACTACACCCGACCTGAAGTGTTAGCAGGGATGGAGGTTCCGCCAGTCTTACTGTCGGGCAACCATGCCGATATTCGCCGGTGGCGTCTGAAACAGTCGTTGGGCCGTACCTGGCTTAGAAGACCTGAACTTCTGGAAAACCTGGCTCTGACTGAAGAGCAAGCAAGGTTGCTGGCAGAGTTCCAACGGGAATTCTCCGGGCACCAAAACGATGATGCGGCAGGTAAAGCGTAA
- the rimM gene encoding ribosome maturation factor RimM (Essential for efficient processing of 16S rRNA) — MSKQHAAKSPVQPLILGKMGGAYGIRGWLKVFSSTEDAESIFDYQPWFIQRAGQWQLIELEGWKRHNQDMIIKVKGIDDRDAAGLFTNCEIVVDSGQLPALDTGDYYWKDLIGCQVVTTQGYELGKVTELMETGSNDVLVVRANLKDAFGAKERLIPFLDEQVIKNVDLTTGTIEVDWDPGF, encoded by the coding sequence ATGAGCAAGCAACACGCCGCGAAATCCCCTGTTCAGCCGTTAATTCTCGGTAAGATGGGTGGAGCCTACGGTATCCGTGGTTGGCTCAAAGTGTTTTCCTCCACCGAAGACGCCGAAAGCATTTTTGACTATCAGCCGTGGTTTATCCAGCGTGCGGGTCAATGGCAGCTTATCGAGCTGGAAGGCTGGAAGCGCCACAATCAGGATATGATCATCAAAGTCAAAGGCATTGACGATCGTGATGCTGCGGGACTCTTCACCAATTGCGAAATTGTGGTCGATTCCGGGCAATTGCCAGCGCTGGATACGGGTGACTATTACTGGAAAGACCTTATTGGTTGCCAGGTTGTCACTACGCAAGGCTATGAATTGGGTAAAGTCACTGAGTTGATGGAAACCGGTTCAAACGACGTTCTCGTCGTCAGAGCAAACCTGAAAGATGCATTCGGTGCAAAGGAGCGGTTAATTCCGTTTCTTGATGAACAGGTTATCAAGAATGTCGATCTCACTACCGGCACCATTGAAGTAGATTGGGATCCTGGTTTTTGA
- the rpsP gene encoding 30S ribosomal protein S16 → MVTIRLARHGAKKRPFYQVVVTDSRNARNGRFIERVGFFNPIASGQAEALRLDLDRIEHWVGQGATLSDRVNALIKTAKKAA, encoded by the coding sequence ATGGTAACAATTCGTTTGGCACGTCACGGCGCGAAAAAGCGTCCGTTCTATCAGGTAGTTGTCACTGACAGCCGCAATGCACGCAACGGTCGTTTCATCGAGCGCGTTGGTTTCTTCAACCCGATCGCATCTGGTCAGGCTGAAGCACTGCGTCTGGATCTGGACCGTATTGAGCACTGGGTTGGCCAGGGCGCAACGCTTTCTGATCGCGTTAACGCGCTGATCAAGACTGCAAAGAAAGCAGCTTAA
- the ffh gene encoding signal recognition particle protein: MFDNLTDRLSQSLRNISGRGRLTEENIKETLREVRMALLEADVALPVVRDFINRVKERAVGHEVNKSLTPGQEFVKIVKNELVAAMGDENNTLNLAAQPPAVVLMAGLQGAGKTTSVAKLGKFLREKHKKKVLVVSADVYRPAAIRQLETLAEQVGVDFCPSDLSQKPVDIVNNALQMARLKFYDVLLVDTAGRLHVDEAMMDEIKQVHAAINPVETLFVVDAMTGQDAANTAKAFNEALPLTGVVLTKVDGDARGGAALSIRHITGKPIKFMGIGEKTDALEPFYPERIASRILGMGDVLSLIEDIESKVDRAQAEKLATKLKKGDGFDLNDFLEQLKQMRNMGGMASLMGKLPGMGQLPDNVKSQMDDKVLVRMEAMINSMTRKEREKPEIIKGSRKRRIATGSGMQVQDVNRLLKQFDDMQRMMKKMKKGGMAKMMRGMKGMMPPGFPGR; encoded by the coding sequence ATGTTTGATAATTTAACCGATCGTTTGTCGCAGTCCCTGCGCAATATCAGTGGACGCGGACGGCTGACCGAAGAGAACATCAAAGAAACCCTGCGCGAAGTGCGCATGGCGCTGCTGGAGGCCGATGTCGCCCTGCCGGTAGTTCGTGACTTCATTAATCGCGTCAAAGAGCGCGCGGTGGGTCATGAAGTGAACAAAAGCCTGACCCCAGGTCAGGAGTTCGTCAAGATCGTGAAAAACGAGCTGGTCGCAGCGATGGGTGATGAAAATAACACCCTGAACCTGGCGGCGCAGCCACCGGCCGTGGTACTGATGGCGGGCTTGCAGGGCGCCGGTAAAACCACCAGTGTCGCCAAACTGGGTAAGTTCCTGCGCGAGAAGCATAAAAAGAAAGTGCTGGTGGTGTCGGCTGACGTCTATCGTCCGGCGGCAATCCGTCAGCTGGAAACGCTGGCCGAACAGGTTGGCGTTGATTTTTGTCCGTCGGACCTGAGCCAGAAGCCGGTTGATATCGTCAACAATGCGCTGCAAATGGCCAGACTGAAGTTCTACGACGTGCTGCTGGTGGATACCGCCGGTCGTTTACACGTCGATGAAGCGATGATGGACGAAATCAAACAGGTTCACGCGGCGATTAACCCGGTGGAAACCTTGTTTGTCGTCGATGCGATGACCGGCCAGGATGCGGCGAATACCGCTAAAGCGTTTAATGAAGCGCTGCCGCTGACCGGTGTGGTGCTGACAAAGGTTGACGGCGATGCGCGCGGTGGTGCGGCGCTGTCAATTCGTCATATTACCGGTAAGCCAATTAAGTTTATGGGTATCGGTGAGAAGACCGATGCGCTTGAGCCATTCTACCCGGAACGTATCGCCTCGCGTATTCTCGGCATGGGCGATGTGCTGTCGCTGATCGAAGATATCGAAAGCAAAGTGGATCGCGCGCAAGCGGAGAAACTGGCTACTAAGCTGAAAAAGGGCGATGGTTTCGACCTTAACGACTTCCTTGAGCAGCTGAAACAGATGCGCAATATGGGCGGTATGGCCAGCCTGATGGGCAAACTGCCAGGTATGGGGCAGTTGCCGGACAATGTTAAATCCCAGATGGATGACAAAGTTCTGGTGCGTATGGAAGCGATGATCAACTCCATGACGCGCAAAGAGCGTGAGAAGCCAGAAATTATTAAAGGTTCGCGTAAGCGCCGCATTGCAACCGGTTCCGGTATGCAGGTGCAGGACGTGAACCGCTTGCTGAAGCAGTTCGACGACATGCAGCGTATGATGAAAAAGATGAAAAAAGGCGGCATGGCGAAGATGATGCGTGGCATGAAAGGTATGATGCCGCCGGGATTCCCCGGTCGCTAA
- a CDS encoding cytochrome C assembly family protein: protein MFVFAILALLAYSISLALIIPSLLRKNSAWRRLAVLSACVALVSHGIALQQRIFAMDGGQNLSLLNIGSLVSLLICLIMTIVASRNRGWVLLPLVYSFALINLAFAAFLPNAFITHLETTPGMMIHIGLALLAYATLIIAALYALQLAWIDYQLKNKKLAFSQDMPPLMVIERKMFHITQVGVVLLTLVLCTGLFYMQDLFNRENVDKAVLSILAWFVYIVLLWGHYHEGWRGRRVVWFNCGGALLLTMAYFGSRVLQHLMS, encoded by the coding sequence ATGTTCGTTTTCGCGATTCTGGCGCTTCTCGCCTACTCAATCAGCCTTGCCCTGATCATCCCCAGCCTGTTGCGTAAAAACAGCGCATGGCGGCGTCTGGCGGTTCTCTCTGCCTGCGTCGCGCTGGTGTCTCACGGTATAGCGTTGCAGCAACGAATATTTGCCATGGACGGAGGTCAGAATCTTAGCCTGCTGAATATCGGGTCGCTGGTCAGCCTGCTGATCTGTCTGATTATGACCATCGTCGCTTCGCGCAATCGTGGCTGGGTGCTGTTGCCGCTGGTGTATAGCTTCGCGCTGATTAATCTCGCCTTTGCCGCGTTTCTGCCCAATGCGTTTATCACCCATCTGGAAACCACGCCGGGGATGATGATTCATATTGGTCTGGCGCTGCTGGCCTATGCCACCCTGATTATCGCCGCGCTTTATGCGCTGCAACTGGCATGGATTGATTATCAGCTGAAAAATAAAAAGCTGGCCTTCAGCCAGGATATGCCGCCGCTGATGGTGATTGAACGCAAAATGTTCCATATCACTCAGGTTGGCGTTGTGCTGCTGACGCTGGTGCTCTGCACTGGCTTGTTCTATATGCAGGATCTCTTTAACCGCGAAAACGTCGATAAAGCAGTACTGTCGATTCTCGCCTGGTTTGTTTACATCGTATTGCTCTGGGGCCACTATCATGAGGGCTGGCGCGGTCGTCGCGTCGTCTGGTTTAACTGTGGCGGCGCACTGTTGCTGACCATGGCCTACTTCGGTAGTCGCGTCCTGCAACACCTCATGTCCTGA
- a CDS encoding HlyC/CorC family transporter: protein MEHVSTTTLIITLVIMVLISAYFSSSETGMMMLNRYRLRHQAKNGHRAARRVEKLLRRPDRLISLVLIGNNLVNILASSLATIVGMRLYGDAGVAIATGVLTFVVLVFAEVLPKTVAALYPEKVAFPSSVLLGPLQIVMMPLVWLLNTITRMLMRMVGMKTDGAISAALSKDELRTIVYESRSKMSSRNQDMLLSVLDLEKVTVDDIMVPRNEIVGINVNDDWKSIIRQLSHSPHGRIVLYRDSLEDIVGMLRVREAWRMMTEKKEFTKENLLRAADEIYYVPEGTPLNVQLVKFQRNKKKAGLVVDEYGDIKGLVTIEDILEEIVGDFTTSMSPTLAEEVMPQNDGSVLIEGSANLRELNKAFNWTLPEEDARTVNGMLLEALQEIPSAGTTVSIGHYAIDILDVQENMVKQVKITPQKPLKESVGS, encoded by the coding sequence TTGGAACATGTTTCCACCACCACCCTGATTATCACGCTGGTCATTATGGTCCTGATTTCCGCTTACTTCTCCAGTTCGGAAACCGGGATGATGATGCTTAACCGCTATCGCCTGCGGCATCAGGCGAAAAATGGCCACCGCGCTGCGCGCCGCGTCGAGAAACTGCTGCGCCGTCCCGATCGCCTTATCAGCCTGGTGCTGATCGGTAATAACCTCGTTAATATTCTCGCCTCTTCGCTGGCGACTATCGTCGGTATGCGGCTGTATGGTGACGCCGGTGTAGCGATTGCTACCGGCGTGCTGACGTTTGTCGTTCTGGTGTTTGCCGAAGTGCTGCCGAAAACCGTGGCGGCGCTCTATCCGGAAAAGGTGGCGTTTCCCAGCAGCGTGCTGCTTGGGCCGCTACAGATTGTGATGATGCCGCTGGTATGGCTGCTGAATACCATTACACGCATGCTGATGCGCATGGTTGGCATGAAGACCGATGGCGCGATCAGCGCTGCGCTGAGCAAAGATGAGCTGCGCACCATCGTCTATGAGTCACGTTCGAAGATGTCGAGTCGCAATCAGGATATGTTGTTGTCGGTGCTGGATCTGGAAAAGGTCACCGTGGACGACATTATGGTGCCACGCAATGAGATTGTCGGCATCAACGTTAATGACGACTGGAAGTCGATTATCCGTCAGCTCAGCCACTCCCCGCACGGTCGCATCGTGCTGTATCGCGATTCGCTGGAGGATATTGTCGGCATGCTGCGCGTACGCGAAGCCTGGCGCATGATGACCGAGAAGAAAGAGTTTACTAAAGAGAATCTGCTGCGCGCGGCGGATGAGATCTACTACGTGCCGGAAGGTACGCCGCTGAATGTGCAGCTGGTGAAGTTTCAGCGCAATAAGAAGAAAGCGGGTCTGGTGGTCGATGAGTATGGCGATATTAAAGGGCTGGTCACCATCGAAGATATTCTGGAAGAGATTGTCGGTGATTTCACCACCTCAATGTCGCCAACGCTGGCCGAAGAAGTGATGCCGCAGAATGATGGTTCAGTACTGATTGAAGGCAGCGCTAACCTGCGTGAGCTGAATAAGGCCTTTAACTGGACGCTACCGGAAGAGGATGCCCGCACCGTCAATGGCATGCTGCTGGAGGCGTTACAGGAGATCCCTTCTGCCGGCACCACGGTCAGTATTGGCCATTACGCTATCGATATTCTTGATGTGCAGGAAAATATGGTCAAGCAGGTAAAGATTACACCGCAGAAACCGCTGAAAGAGTCCGTGGGATCCTGA
- the luxS gene encoding S-ribosylhomocysteine lyase, with the protein MPLLDSFTVDHTIMAAPAVRVAKTMNTPHGDAITVFDLRFCKPNKEVMPERGIHTLEHLFAGFMRNHLNGDGVEIIDISPMGCRTGFYMSLIGTPDEQRVAAAWKAAMGDVLKVTDQRKIPELNEYQCGTFEMHSLDEAQEIARHIVDSDIRVNHNDELALPKDKLQELHI; encoded by the coding sequence ATGCCACTGCTGGATAGCTTTACTGTCGATCATACGATCATGGCCGCACCTGCGGTACGCGTTGCAAAAACCATGAATACGCCACATGGCGATGCCATCACCGTTTTTGACCTGCGTTTTTGCAAGCCGAACAAAGAAGTGATGCCAGAGCGTGGTATTCATACGCTGGAGCATCTGTTTGCCGGCTTTATGCGTAATCACCTGAATGGCGACGGTGTGGAAATTATTGATATCTCACCAATGGGCTGCCGTACCGGCTTCTATATGAGCCTGATTGGTACGCCGGATGAGCAGCGTGTGGCTGCCGCATGGAAAGCCGCGATGGGCGATGTGCTGAAAGTGACCGACCAGCGTAAGATCCCGGAACTGAATGAATATCAGTGTGGTACCTTCGAAATGCACTCACTGGACGAAGCGCAGGAGATCGCGCGTCATATCGTTGATAGTGACATTCGCGTTAATCACAATGATGAACTGGCGCTGCCAAAAGATAAACTGCAGGAACTGCATATCTAG
- the gshA gene encoding glutamate--cysteine ligase translates to MLNNNKFFSEREVNLIPDVSQALSWLEAHPNALTGICRGIERETLRVRPDGRLATTGHPDSLGSALTHKWITTDFAETLLEFITPVDDDIDHLLAFLRDIHRHVARDLGEERMWPFSMPCFVDAGDDIELAQYGSSNIGRMKTLYRQGLKNRYGALMQTISGVHYNFSLPLSFWQEWAGVEDIESGKEAISDGYLRLIRNYYRFGWIIPYLFGASPAICSSFLQGKESSLPFKKSEKGMLYMPYATSLRLSDLGYTNKSQNSLGITFNNLPDYVDALKKAIKTPSAEYAEIGVKDENGNYLQLNTNVLQIENELYAPIRPKRVTKSGEAPSDALLRGGIEYIEVRSLDINPFSPIGVDANQVRFLDLFLIWCTLADAPEMSSDELLCTRKNWNRVILEGRKPGQTIGMGCEEAQEPLMDVGKKLFRDLRRVAETLDGNQGDRRYQEVCDQLVASFDDPELTYSARILHAMMENGIGGTGLALAEQYRHMLAEEHLEVLSEEDFTEEAQRSRASQQQIEESDTLSFEAFLASKAG, encoded by the coding sequence ATGCTAAACAATAATAAATTTTTCTCTGAGCGGGAGGTCAATTTGATCCCGGACGTATCACAGGCGCTTTCCTGGCTGGAAGCTCATCCCAACGCGTTAACTGGCATCTGCCGCGGTATTGAACGTGAAACACTGCGCGTCAGGCCAGATGGCCGTCTGGCAACCACCGGACATCCTGACTCTCTCGGTTCAGCGCTGACCCATAAATGGATCACCACCGATTTTGCTGAGACGCTGCTCGAATTTATTACTCCGGTTGATGATGATATCGATCATTTGCTGGCCTTCCTGCGTGATATCCATCGTCATGTGGCGCGCGATCTCGGTGAAGAGCGGATGTGGCCGTTTAGCATGCCGTGCTTTGTTGATGCCGGTGACGATATTGAACTGGCGCAATATGGCAGTTCCAATATTGGCCGCATGAAGACCCTGTATCGTCAGGGGCTGAAAAACCGTTATGGCGCGCTGATGCAAACTATCTCCGGCGTCCACTATAACTTCTCGCTGCCGCTGTCGTTCTGGCAGGAGTGGGCGGGCGTGGAAGATATCGAGAGCGGTAAAGAGGCGATCTCCGACGGTTACCTGCGGCTGATCCGTAACTACTACCGCTTCGGCTGGATTATTCCTTACCTGTTTGGCGCCTCGCCGGCCATCTGCTCCTCTTTCCTGCAAGGCAAAGAAAGCAGTCTGCCGTTTAAGAAAAGCGAGAAGGGCATGCTGTATATGCCATATGCCACCTCGCTGCGCCTGAGCGACCTTGGTTACACCAATAAGTCGCAGAACAGCCTTGGCATCACCTTTAATAATCTGCCTGACTATGTTGATGCGCTGAAGAAGGCGATTAAAACGCCATCGGCAGAGTACGCGGAAATCGGCGTTAAAGATGAAAACGGCAACTATTTGCAGTTGAATACCAATGTGTTGCAGATTGAAAATGAACTCTATGCGCCGATTCGACCGAAGCGGGTCACCAAATCGGGCGAAGCGCCTTCCGATGCGCTGCTACGTGGCGGGATCGAATATATCGAAGTGCGCTCGCTGGATATCAACCCGTTCTCACCGATCGGCGTCGATGCCAACCAGGTGCGTTTCCTCGATCTTTTCCTGATTTGGTGTACTCTGGCAGATGCGCCAGAAATGAGTAGTGATGAACTTCTCTGCACCCGCAAAAACTGGAATCGTGTGATTCTGGAAGGGCGTAAACCGGGCCAGACTATCGGTATGGGCTGTGAAGAAGCGCAGGAACCGCTGATGGATGTCGGCAAGAAACTGTTCCGCGATCTGCGTCGCGTCGCCGAAACCTTAGATGGTAATCAGGGCGATCGTCGTTATCAGGAAGTGTGCGATCAGCTGGTGGCGTCGTTTGACGATCCGGAGCTGACTTATTCAGCGCGAATTCTGCATGCGATGATGGAAAACGGTATCGGCGGCACGGGCTTAGCGCTGGCGGAGCAGTATCGCCATATGCTGGCAGAAGAGCATTTAGAAGTGCTGAGTGAAGAAGATTTTACTGAAGAAGCGCAGCGTTCCCGTGCCAGTCAGCAGCAAATTGAAGAGAGCGATACGTTAAGTTTTGAAGCGTTCCTCGCCAGTAAGGCGGGCTAG
- a CDS encoding YqaA family protein, producing the protein MSEWLSYGSLFASSFLSATLLPGSSEVLLVALLVAGTSSVTGLIFIAALGNTLGGLTNVFIGRLLPQTKQQGRWHNTATAWLNRLGPAALLLSWLPVVGDLLCVIAGWLRLSWLPVVLYLAIGKTLRYIVVAIATLQGMEWWH; encoded by the coding sequence GTGAGTGAGTGGTTGAGTTACGGTTCATTGTTTGCCAGTAGCTTTCTCAGCGCTACGCTGCTTCCGGGCAGTTCTGAGGTGCTACTGGTCGCTTTACTGGTAGCAGGGACGTCGTCAGTGACTGGGTTGATTTTTATCGCCGCATTGGGGAACACACTCGGCGGTTTGACGAATGTTTTCATTGGTCGCTTACTGCCGCAGACAAAGCAGCAGGGGCGATGGCATAACACAGCAACAGCGTGGTTGAATCGTTTAGGTCCTGCAGCACTGTTATTAAGCTGGTTGCCGGTAGTTGGCGATCTGCTGTGCGTTATTGCTGGATGGCTGCGTTTGTCGTGGCTGCCGGTGGTGCTGTATTTAGCTATTGGAAAGACACTACGTTACATAGTGGTTGCGATCGCAACATTACAGGGCATGGAGTGGTGGCATTGA